A window of the Methanobacterium sp. genome harbors these coding sequences:
- the arsM gene encoding arsenite methyltransferase → MNEKEIKKFVKGRYSKIASKNEESCCSCSCGPNLVIEQAKSAGYTMEDLRSIPEDAVFGLGCGNPTALAELKEGEIVLDLGSGGGIDVFLAANKVGKTGKVIGVDMTDEMVETATKNAKEGKYENVEFKLGEIENLPIDDNSIDVIISNCVINLTPDKLSAYKEAFRVLKPGGRILVSDIVTEGELPEEIRRSFQAWSECVAGALEKQEYLDTIKKAGFDDVKIVEQHYFTEPGMDERLIGKITSVQVKASK, encoded by the coding sequence ATGAACGAAAAAGAAATTAAAAAGTTTGTAAAGGGAAGATACTCAAAAATAGCATCTAAAAATGAAGAATCATGTTGTTCATGCTCTTGTGGCCCGAATCTAGTGATTGAACAGGCTAAATCAGCGGGTTATACAATGGAAGATCTAAGAAGTATACCAGAGGATGCAGTTTTTGGATTGGGCTGCGGAAATCCTACTGCGCTTGCAGAACTTAAAGAAGGAGAAATAGTATTGGATCTTGGATCAGGTGGGGGGATAGATGTTTTTCTGGCGGCAAATAAAGTTGGAAAAACTGGGAAAGTTATTGGAGTAGATATGACTGATGAAATGGTTGAAACCGCCACAAAGAATGCTAAAGAGGGTAAATATGAAAATGTAGAGTTTAAACTGGGTGAAATAGAGAATTTACCAATTGATGATAATTCAATTGATGTCATAATAAGCAACTGCGTCATCAATTTAACGCCTGATAAGTTATCCGCATATAAAGAAGCCTTCAGAGTTTTAAAGCCTGGGGGACGAATTTTAGTATCTGATATTGTAACTGAAGGAGAACTTCCAGAAGAGATTAGGCGCAGCTTTCAGGCATGGTCAGAATGTGTTGCAGGGGCACTTGAAAAACAGGAATATTTAGATACAATTAAAAAAGCAGGATTTGATGATGTAAAAATTGTTGAACAACATTATTTTACTGAACCAGGTATGGACGAGCGATTAATAGGTAAAATAACCAGTGTTCAAGTTAAAGCCAGTAAATAA